The following coding sequences lie in one Arabidopsis thaliana chromosome 3, partial sequence genomic window:
- a CDS encoding uncharacterized protein (unknown protein; FUNCTIONS IN: molecular_function unknown; INVOLVED IN: biological_process unknown; LOCATED IN: plasma membrane; EXPRESSED IN: 23 plant structures; EXPRESSED DURING: 13 growth stages; BEST Arabidopsis thaliana protein match is: unknown protein (TAIR:AT5G40640.1); Has 101 Blast hits to 99 proteins in 12 species: Archae - 0; Bacteria - 0; Metazoa - 0; Fungi - 0; Plants - 101; Viruses - 0; Other Eukaryotes - 0 (source: NCBI BLink).), whose product MEPPIGFRASLFQFLLFLPYFIGLLFLGFIKGIVLCPLVCLVVTIGNSAVILSLLPVHIVWTFYSIVSAKQVGPILKIFLCLCLPAAIILWPIVGILGSVLGGALYGFFSPIFATFDAVGEGKPYQFFHCFYDGTWSTMQRSFTVVRDFKDVCFHSYFSLMDELKQSCPDRKYYEIRLLQLPGALVVSVLGILVDPPVISLVAICKSPYMLFKGWHRLFHDLIGREGPFLETMCVPIAGLAILLWPLAVTGAVIGSVISSIFLGAYAGVVSYQESSFYYGLCYIVASVSIYDEYSTDILDLPEGSCFPRPKYRRKDEEPTPFSGPVPRLGSVKNASSMRGGSVRVPMIDIKPLDLLNELFVECRRYGEVLATKGLINSKDIEEARSSKGSQVISVGLPAYGLLYEILRSVKANSSGLLLSDGVTEITTMNRPKDVFFDWFLNPFLILKEQMKATNLSEEEEEYLGRLVLLFGDPERLKSSNAISASPPLTERKRAELDAFARRMQGLTKTVSRYPTFRRHFVALVKKLSEDLDLKDNNSAKDESITEPPAPVKIISRIFSQRSFRRKGSVNGSDQESQKGVSRNVDIV is encoded by the exons ATGGAGCCTCCAATAGGATTTCGAGCTTCTTTATTCCAATTCTTACTCTTCCTTCCTTATTTCATTGGATTGCTATTTCTGGGTTTCATCAAAG GTATTGTTTTGTGCCCACTCGTATGCCTCGTTGTGACTATAGGCAACTCCGCGGTCATACTGAGTCTTCTACCAGTCCACATCGTTTGGACTTTCTATTCAATCGTGAG TGCCAAACAAGTAGGACCAATCTTGAAGATCTTTCTATGCTTATGTCTTCCTGCTGCCATCATTCTCTGGCCTATTGTTGGTATTTTAGGAAGTGTTTTGGGAGGAGCTTTATATGGTTTCTTCTCCCCAATTTTCGCCACCTTTGATGCTGTTGGTGAAGGCAAGCCTTACCAGTTTTTCCATTGCTTTTATGATGGAACTTGGAGCACCATGCAACGCAGCTTCACCGTTGTTCGGGATTTTAAAGATGTTTGCTTTCATTCATACTTCTCACTTATGGATGAGCTGAAACAAAGCTGTCCGGATCgaaaatattatgaaataag GCTACTTCAACTTCCAGGGGCTTTAGTAGTTTCAGTTCTCGGGATACTTGTTGATCCTCCGGTTATCTCACTTGTAGCCATATGCAAAAGCCCTTATATGTTGTTCAAAGGATGGCACCGTTTGTTTCACGACTTGATTGGACGGGAAGGTCCATTCTTGGAGACAATGTGTGTCCCCATAGCAGGCCTCGCGATCTTACTCTGGCCTTTGGCTGTCACGGGCGCGGTTATTGGATCAGTTATCTCTAGTATCTTCCTTGGTGCTTATGCAGGAGTAGTCTCATATCAAGAATCATCTTTTTACTATGGACTCTGCTATATAGTTGCCTCTGTCTCCATTTACGACGAGTATAGCACCGATATACTTGACTTGCCTGAAGGTTCTTGTTTTCCAAGGCCGAAATATCGAAGAAAGGACGAGGAACCAACGCCTTTTTCTGGTCCTGTACCAAGACTAGGCTCTGTCAAGAACGCGTCATCGATGAGAGGAGGATCAGTCAGAGTCCCTATGATTGATATTAAGCCTCTCGAT CTGTTGAATGAGCTCTTTGTGGAATGTAGAAGATATGGAGAAGTTTTAGCGACAAAAGGACTGATAAACTCGAAAGATATCGAAGAAGCGAGATCTAGTAAAGGCAGCCAAGTGATCAGCGTTGGTTTACCGGCTTATGGACTTCTTTACGAGATTCTTCGCTCAGTCAAAGCCAATTCTTCCGGCTTGTTACTAA GTGACGGTGTAACTGAAATAACTACCATGAACCGCCCAAAAGACGTCTTCTTTGATTGGTTTCTGAATCCGTTTTTGATACTAAAGGAGCAAATGAAAGCTACAAACTTgtctgaggaagaagaagagtaccTCGGAAGATTAGTTTTGCTATTTGGAGATCCAGAGAGGCTAAAGAGCTCGAATGCCATTTCCGCGTCTCCTCCTCTCACCGAACGTAAAAGAGCCGAACTCGATGCCTTTGCTCGCAG GATGCAAGGGCTAACGAAAACGGTATCAAGATATCCAACATTTCGTCGACATTTTGTGGCATTAGTGAAGAAACTATCGGAAGATTTGGACTTGAAAGACAACAATTCGGCTAAGGACGAATCGATAACAGAACCGCCAGCTCCGGTTAAGATCATTTCGCGGATATTCAGTCAGAGATCGTTCAGAAGAAAAGGAAGTGTCAATGGATCTGATCAAGAATCGCAAAAGGGTGTCTCAAGGAATGTAGATATAGTTTAA
- a CDS encoding transcriptional regulator ATRX-like protein (unknown protein; FUNCTIONS IN: molecular_function unknown; INVOLVED IN: biological_process unknown; EXPRESSED IN: 24 plant structures; EXPRESSED DURING: 15 growth stages; BEST Arabidopsis thaliana protein match is: unknown protein (TAIR:AT5G40700.1).) produces the protein MGESAVLVHSYSFAAPITRNDSHEENTIHALSQSISFGKFMTENLEWGKWSSFSHKKYVEEAEKYSRPGSVAQKKAFFEAHYKRIAEAKKAATEEQPSVTPAEVLLHTLETQPPPPPPPLVLKYGEEGRERNSFQIDDHDVTDELENVMFGGDYVKEEEEKKVEEELLKEDWSVGEKEKQHRKSVTKNRPVFRLSLEKTIPPKSLDEISLTEKRSERPMTQVEEKPVHRQRFGLLSCFISNAKTQDQNQSRNKRKTEKKKQFLCLCLKPKTIREWHRLCSIHTSLEKSPSAIGISFFCLVLFESLLSVLLCNERTTPVS, from the exons ATGGGTGAATCTGCAGTTCTGGTTCATTCTTATTCCTTCGCAGCTCCTATTACTCGTAACGATTCTCATgag GAGAATACGATTCATGCGTTAAGTCAATCAATATCATTTGGGAAATTCATGACAGAGAATCTAGAATGGGGGAAATGGTCAAGCTTTTCACATAAAAAGTAtgttgaagaagcagagaaataCTCACGTCCTGGATCTGTTGCACAGAAAAAAGCTTTCTTTGAAGCTCATTACAAGAGAATAGCTGAAGCTAAGAAAGCTGCAACGGAAGAACAACCATCCGTTACTCCTGCTGAGGTTTTGCTTCATACTTTGGAAACAcagcctcctcctcctcctcctcctctggTGTTAAAGTATGGTGAAGAAGGACGTGAAAGAAACAGTTTTCAGATTGATGATCATGATGTGACTGATGAATTGGAAAATGTGATGTTTGGTGGTGATTATGttaaggaggaggaggagaagaaggtagAGGAAGAGTTGTTGAAGGAGGATTGGTCTGTTGGTGAAAAGGAGAAACAACACAGGAAATCTGTAACTAAGAATAGACCGGTGTTTAGATTGTCTTTGGAGAAAACTATCCCTCCGAAATCTTTAGATGAGATCTCTTTAACAGAGAAAAGAAG CGAAAGACCGATGACTCAGGTAGAAGAAAAACCGGTTCACCGCCAGAGATTCGGTCTCTTGAG CTGTTTCATAAGTAATGCTAAAACTCAAGATCAGAACCAGAGCAGGAATAAg AGaaagacggagaagaagaagcagtttCTGTGTCTTTGTTTGAAGCCAAAGACTATAAGAGA ATGGCACCGATTATGCTCAATTCACACCAGTTTGGAAAAGAGTCCGAGTGCAATAGGAATTagcttcttttgtttggttctctttgaatctttgttatCTGTCTTACTATGTAATGAAAGAACAACTccagtttcttga
- a CDS encoding transcriptional regulator ATRX-like protein (unknown protein; FUNCTIONS IN: molecular_function unknown; INVOLVED IN: biological_process unknown; LOCATED IN: plasma membrane; EXPRESSED IN: 24 plant structures; EXPRESSED DURING: 15 growth stages; BEST Arabidopsis thaliana protein match is: unknown protein (TAIR:AT5G40700.1); Has 230 Blast hits to 202 proteins in 35 species: Archae - 0; Bacteria - 3; Metazoa - 77; Fungi - 4; Plants - 130; Viruses - 0; Other Eukaryotes - 16 (source: NCBI BLink).), whose protein sequence is MGESAVLVHSYSFAAPITRNDSHEENTIHALSQSISFGKFMTENLEWGKWSSFSHKKYVEEAEKYSRPGSVAQKKAFFEAHYKRIAEAKKAATEEQPSVTPAEVLLHTLETQPPPPPPPLVLKYGEEGRERNSFQIDDHDVTDELENVMFGGDYVKEEEEKKVEEELLKEDWSVGEKEKQHRKSVTKNRPVFRLSLEKTIPPKSLDEISLTEKRSERPMTQVEEKPVHRQRFGLLSCFISNAKTQDQNQSRNKRKTEKKKQFLCLCLKPKTIRE, encoded by the exons ATGGGTGAATCTGCAGTTCTGGTTCATTCTTATTCCTTCGCAGCTCCTATTACTCGTAACGATTCTCATgag GAGAATACGATTCATGCGTTAAGTCAATCAATATCATTTGGGAAATTCATGACAGAGAATCTAGAATGGGGGAAATGGTCAAGCTTTTCACATAAAAAGTAtgttgaagaagcagagaaataCTCACGTCCTGGATCTGTTGCACAGAAAAAAGCTTTCTTTGAAGCTCATTACAAGAGAATAGCTGAAGCTAAGAAAGCTGCAACGGAAGAACAACCATCCGTTACTCCTGCTGAGGTTTTGCTTCATACTTTGGAAACAcagcctcctcctcctcctcctcctctggTGTTAAAGTATGGTGAAGAAGGACGTGAAAGAAACAGTTTTCAGATTGATGATCATGATGTGACTGATGAATTGGAAAATGTGATGTTTGGTGGTGATTATGttaaggaggaggaggagaagaaggtagAGGAAGAGTTGTTGAAGGAGGATTGGTCTGTTGGTGAAAAGGAGAAACAACACAGGAAATCTGTAACTAAGAATAGACCGGTGTTTAGATTGTCTTTGGAGAAAACTATCCCTCCGAAATCTTTAGATGAGATCTCTTTAACAGAGAAAAGAAG CGAAAGACCGATGACTCAGGTAGAAGAAAAACCGGTTCACCGCCAGAGATTCGGTCTCTTGAG CTGTTTCATAAGTAATGCTAAAACTCAAGATCAGAACCAGAGCAGGAATAAg AGaaagacggagaagaagaagcagtttCTGTGTCTTTGTTTGAAGCCAAAGACTATAAGAGAGTAA
- a CDS encoding transcriptional regulator ATRX-like protein (unknown protein; FUNCTIONS IN: molecular_function unknown; INVOLVED IN: biological_process unknown; EXPRESSED IN: 24 plant structures; EXPRESSED DURING: 15 growth stages; BEST Arabidopsis thaliana protein match is: unknown protein (TAIR:AT5G40700.1).), with amino-acid sequence MTENLEWGKWSSFSHKKYVEEAEKYSRPGSVAQKKAFFEAHYKRIAEAKKAATEEQPSVTPAEVLLHTLETQPPPPPPPLVLKYGEEGRERNSFQIDDHDVTDELENVMFGGDYVKEEEEKKVEEELLKEDWSVGEKEKQHRKSVTKNRPVFRLSLEKTIPPKSLDEISLTEKRSERPMTQVEEKPVHRQRFGLLSCFISNAKTQDQNQSRNKRKTEKKKQFLCLCLKPKTIREWHRLCSIHTSLEKSPSAIGISFFCLVLFESLLSVLLCNERTTPVS; translated from the exons ATGACAGAGAATCTAGAATGGGGGAAATGGTCAAGCTTTTCACATAAAAAGTAtgttgaagaagcagagaaataCTCACGTCCTGGATCTGTTGCACAGAAAAAAGCTTTCTTTGAAGCTCATTACAAGAGAATAGCTGAAGCTAAGAAAGCTGCAACGGAAGAACAACCATCCGTTACTCCTGCTGAGGTTTTGCTTCATACTTTGGAAACAcagcctcctcctcctcctcctcctctggTGTTAAAGTATGGTGAAGAAGGACGTGAAAGAAACAGTTTTCAGATTGATGATCATGATGTGACTGATGAATTGGAAAATGTGATGTTTGGTGGTGATTATGttaaggaggaggaggagaagaaggtagAGGAAGAGTTGTTGAAGGAGGATTGGTCTGTTGGTGAAAAGGAGAAACAACACAGGAAATCTGTAACTAAGAATAGACCGGTGTTTAGATTGTCTTTGGAGAAAACTATCCCTCCGAAATCTTTAGATGAGATCTCTTTAACAGAGAAAAGAAG CGAAAGACCGATGACTCAGGTAGAAGAAAAACCGGTTCACCGCCAGAGATTCGGTCTCTTGAG CTGTTTCATAAGTAATGCTAAAACTCAAGATCAGAACCAGAGCAGGAATAAg AGaaagacggagaagaagaagcagtttCTGTGTCTTTGTTTGAAGCCAAAGACTATAAGAGA ATGGCACCGATTATGCTCAATTCACACCAGTTTGGAAAAGAGTCCGAGTGCAATAGGAATTagcttcttttgtttggttctctttgaatctttgttatCTGTCTTACTATGTAATGAAAGAACAACTccagtttcttga
- the SDH2-1 gene encoding succinate dehydrogenase 2-1 (succinate dehydrogenase 2-1 (SDH2-1); FUNCTIONS IN: electron carrier activity, zinc ion binding, succinate dehydrogenase activity; INVOLVED IN: mitochondrial electron transport, succinate to ubiquinone; LOCATED IN: mitochondrion, succinate dehydrogenase complex; EXPRESSED IN: 26 plant structures; EXPRESSED DURING: 17 growth stages; CONTAINS InterPro DOMAIN/s: Ferredoxin (InterPro:IPR001041), Beta-grasp fold, ferredoxin-type (InterPro:IPR012675), Fumarate reductase, C-terminal (InterPro:IPR012285), 2Fe-2S ferredoxin, iron-sulphur binding site (InterPro:IPR006058), 4Fe-4S ferredoxin, iron-sulpur binding domain (InterPro:IPR017896), 4Fe-4S ferredoxin, iron-sulphur binding, conserved site (InterPro:IPR017900), Alpha-helical ferredoxin (InterPro:IPR009051), Succinate dehydrogenase/fumarate reductase iron-sulphur protein (InterPro:IPR004489); BEST Arabidopsis thaliana protein match is: succinate dehydrogenase 2-2 (TAIR:AT5G40650.1); Has 8769 Blast hits to 8765 proteins in 2181 species: Archae - 169; Bacteria - 5122; Metazoa - 266; Fungi - 168; Plants - 144; Viruses - 0; Other Eukaryotes - 2900 (source: NCBI BLink).) translates to MASGLIGRLVGTKPSKLATAARLIPARWTSTGAEAETKASSGGGRGSNLKTFQIYRWNPDNPGKPELQNYQIDLKDCGPMVLDALIKIKNEMDPSLTFRRSCREGICGSCAMNIDGCNGLACLTKIQDEASETTITPLPHMFVIKDLVVDMTNFYNQYKSIEPWLKRKTPASVPAKEILQSKKDRAKLDGMYECILCACCSTSCPSYWWNPESYLGPAALLHANRWISDSRDEYTKERLEAIDDEFKLYRCHTILNCARACPKGLNPGKQITHIKQLQR, encoded by the exons ATGGCGTCTGGTTTGATCGGAAGATTGGTTGGAACGAAACCGTCGAAATTAGCCACGGCGGCGAGGTTAATTCCGGCGAGATGGACCTCTACAGGAGCGGAGGCGGAAACAAAAGCTTCCTCTGGCGGCGGAAGAGGATCGAACTTGAAGACTTTTCAGATCTATCGATGGAATCCAGATAATCCAGGGAAGCCAGAGCTTCAAAATTACCAGATCGATCTCAAAGATTGTGGTCCAATGGTATTAGATGCTTTGATTAAGATCAAAAACGAAATGGATCCATCTCTTACTTTCCGTAGATCATGCCGTGAAGGGATCTGTGGTTCATGTGCTATGAACATTGATGGATGTAACGGACTTGCTTGTTTGACAAAGATTCAAGATGAAGCATCGGAGACGACGATTACACCGTTGCCTCATATGTTTGTGATTAAGGATTTGGTTGTTGATATGactaatttttataatcaGTATAAGAGTATTGAGCCGTGGTTGAAGAGGAAGACTCCAGCGTCTGTTCCTGCTAAGGAGATTTTGCAGAGTAAGAAGGATAGAGCTAAGCTTGATGGGATGTATGAATGTATTCTTTGTGCTTGTTGTAGCACATCTTGTCCTAGTTACTGGTGGAATCCTGAGTCTTACCTTGGTCCAGCTGCTTTGCTACACGCTAATAG GTGGATAAGCGACAGTCGTGATGAGTACACTAAGGAAAGACTTGAGGCTATTGACGACGAGTTCAAGCTTTACCGTTGCCATACAATCTTGAATTGTGCTCGTGCCTGTCCAAAGGGTTTGAACCCAGGAAAACAGATTACTCACATCAAGCAACTTCAGCGTTGA
- a CDS encoding Histone superfamily protein (Histone superfamily protein; FUNCTIONS IN: DNA binding; INVOLVED IN: nucleosome assembly; LOCATED IN: chloroplast, nucleosome; EXPRESSED IN: 22 plant structures; EXPRESSED DURING: 14 growth stages; CONTAINS InterPro DOMAIN/s: Histone H3 (InterPro:IPR000164), Histone-fold (InterPro:IPR009072), Histone core (InterPro:IPR007125); BEST Arabidopsis thaliana protein match is: Histone superfamily protein (TAIR:AT5G10400.1); Has 14605 Blast hits to 14597 proteins in 7244 species: Archae - 0; Bacteria - 0; Metazoa - 10605; Fungi - 2040; Plants - 1257; Viruses - 0; Other Eukaryotes - 703 (source: NCBI BLink).) yields the protein MARTKQTARKSTGGKAPRKQLATKAARKSAPATGGVKKPHRFRPGTVALREIRKYQKSTELLIRKLPFQRLVREIAQDFKTDLRFQSSAVAALQEAAEAYLVGLFEDTNLCAIHAKRVTIMPKDIQLARRIRGERA from the coding sequence ATGGCTAGAACAAAGCAAACAGCTAGAAAATCCACCGGAGGAAAAGCTCCTAGAAAGCAACTGGCGACGAAAGCAGCAAGGAAATCAGCTCCAGCCACCGGAGGAGTGAAGAAGCCACACAGATTCCGTCCAGGAACAGTAGCGTTACGTGAAATCAGAAAGTATCAAAAAAGCACAGAGCTTTTGATCCGTAAGCTTCCTTTCCAGAGATTGGTTCGTGAGATAGCTCAAGATTTCAAGACGGATCTTAGGTTTCAGAGTAGTGCAGTCGCAGCTCTTCAAGAAGCAGCTGAAGCTTATTTGGTTGGATTGTTTGAAGATACTAATCTTTGTGCTATTCATGCTAAGAGGGTTACGATTATGCCTAAGGATATTCAACTTGCGAGGAGGATTAGAGGTGAGAGGGCTTaa
- a CDS encoding Hop-interacting protein: MRRQGRQHGLVRTYRILPPPLNTRPVNSLTSPQPSELLTTLPSKPNKAHRKVWPGQVHWVRSNDIASSSYKLLTWRVKTEPVLNLPSFLDPNHCEDDVEQEAGVEKVKTESNGDKSEKEDGGGSHSYDESMSFYDVGMMMMEHVLDDNEEEEEEEEDGWCLV, translated from the coding sequence ATGAGACGACAAGGTCGGCAACATGGTCTTGTCAGAACTTACCGGATTCTTCCACCACCGCTTAACACAAGACCGGTCAACTCTTTGACTTCACCTCAACCTTCTGAGTTATTAACCACATTgccatcaaaaccaaacaaagctCACCGGAAAGTGTGGCCTGGTCAAGTGCATTGGGTGAGATCAAACGACATTGCTTCATCAAGCTACAAACTGCTGACGTGGCGGGTCAAGACAGAACCTGTTTTGAATCTCCCTAGTTTCTTGGATCCTAACCATTGTGAAGACGATGTAGAACAAGAAGCTGGAGTTGAAAAGGTGAAGACAGAGAGTAATGGAGATAAAAGCGAGAAAGAAGATGGTGGTGGGTCTCATAGTTATGATGAAAGTATGAGTTTTTACGATgtggggatgatgatgatggaacaTGTGTTAGATgacaacgaagaagaagaagaagaagaagaagatggttggTGTTTGGTCTAA